From Aspergillus fumigatus Af293 chromosome 5, whole genome shotgun sequence, a single genomic window includes:
- the palH gene encoding PalH/RIM21 family protein, protein MGDDARLTPRQIWANPTTTTSKSYSPGCTPFLLPSDGYVYFNRSFAITLTENAVFEPVCTSQPTDTRQPSPLLDTRDPFYSSVTPQLYAIGCATVVSYLLVIILLITPRTFYVGGPGGGANFLGRHGMISGSYSGNSSVVGVGGRPWLQKVAAILVAVSLTIASADSFRVAERQYNYGYSDAEALTEEVIDGTEIRVVRVISSTFLWLAQVQTLIRLFPRHKEKIMIKWAGFALIVLDTIFSILDKFLVKTNTTRPRLYDDAIPALSYLFELALNLLYAAWVIFYSLSKHRYAFFHPKMRNICLVALLSLCAVLIPVIFFVLDIAKEEIAGWGTYIRWVGSAAASVVVWEWVERIEALERDERKDGILGRELFDGDEMLEVTPSEEVDWPRQTYGGGDRDGGSGTSSGWGGVMGLANRPLRTRVGLPRGNRKPDKQRKTVSSDVRRHGAGRPTPPPAATTPVSRADTTSAASTVYNVHYHPVSSPTPPVVMPHMEEEDEYETGQLKEMTMRTEDGGGDVGQPRLSAQQTREESPQIVNMDGRWRTLLNPFRKRRASLPREVASAQADEDPSTAQEDLYGDEGDRPRAACSKQGYLFPFNFRIRPGSDKRDADASLPVTVIPARRRGQNTWSPQWLNDANILEPTPNRVVRSNRSNLPVRVIQPQTRTAAPWSIPEGDTILGNGNYELRYDPETAALIVPDGHQAQQRTAASSTAHNGDGQPVDEATAGPAGHDAPDMLRESQISAPPEQPPSSTPSRQDGQRSPTHPSLGGDPSRDDT, encoded by the exons ATGGGGGATGATGCTCGTCTAACTCCCCGCCAAATATGGGCTAATCCAACGACAACCACCTCCAAGTCTTATTCTCCAGGCTGCACTCCCTTTCTACTTCCTAGCGATG GCTATGTCTATTTTAACCGATCCTTTGCAATCACTCTCACCGAAAATGCCGTTTTTGAGCCCGTATGTACGAGTCAACCAACCGATACCAGACAACCATCTCCCCTCCTTGACACCCGCGATCCCTTCTACTCTTCCGTCACACCGCAGTTATACGCTATCGGCTGCGCAACCGTCGTGAGTTATCTCCTCGTTATAATACTGCTCATTACACCGCGAACGTTTTATGTTGGTGGCCCCGGTGGTGGCGCCAATTTTCTGGGGCGTCATGGCATGATCAGCGGATCCTACAGCGGCAATTCGTCGGTGGTCGGCGTTGGTGGAAGGCCGTGGCTACAGAAAGTAGCTGCGATTTTGGTGGCGGTATCGTTGACTATCGCGTCCGCGGACTCATTCCGGGTCGCTGAGCGACAGTATAACTACGGTTATTCCGATGCCGAAGCGCTCACCGAGGAGGTCATCGATGGCACGGAGATCCGCGTGGTCAGAGTTATATCAAGCACCTTTCTATGGCTGGCGCAGGTGCAGACGCTGATACGGTTATTTCCGCGACATaaggagaagatcatgaTCAAATGGGCCGGATTTGCGTTGATTGTCCTGGACACGATATTTAGCATTCTGGATAAGTTTCTTGTCAAGACCAATACGACGCGGCCCCGACTCTACGACGATGCGATTCCCGCGCTCAGCTATTTGTTTGAGCTCGCGCTCAACCTTCTATACGCCGCCTGGGTAATCTTCTATTCACTATCCAAACACCGATATGCCTTCTTCCACCCCAAGATGAGGAATATCTGTTTGGTCGCACTTTTATCCTTGTGTGCTGTTCTCATACCTGTCATTTTCTTCGTTCTGGATATCGCCAAAGAAGAGATTGCCGGTTGGGGTACCTACATACgatgggttgggtcagcAGCTGCGAGTGTTGTGGTTTGGGAGTGGGTGGAACGAATAGAAGCCTTGGAACGGgacgaaaggaaagatggcATTCTCGGTAGGGAGTTATTCGACGGAGACGAAATGCTAGAAGTCACACCATCAGAAGAGGTTGACTGGCCTCGCCAGACTTATGGTGGAGGCGACCGGGACGGGGGAAGCGGTACGTCCTCGGGATGGGGAGGTGTTATGGGGTTGGCAAATCGACCTCTGCGCACGAGGGTCGGTCTACCCCGTGGCAACCGCAAGCCGGACAAACAACGCAAAACAGTTAGTTCCGATGTGCGACGTCATGGAGCTGGCCGCCCGACACCACCCCCGGCGGCGACTACTCCAGTTAGTCGGGCGGATACCACAAGTGCAGCCAGCACCGTGTATAATGTCCATTACCACCCGGTGTCTAGCCCAACGCCTCCAGTCGTAATGCCTCatatggaggaggaagatgaataTGAGACAGGTCAGCTGAAGGAAATGACCATGAGAACCGAGGATGGAGGAGGTGACGTCGGTCAGCCGCGTCTTTCAGCGCAACAGACCCGCGAAGAGTCACCTCAGATCGTCAATATGGACGGCCGTTGGCGAACGCTCCTCAATCCCTTCAGGAAGAGACGTGCTTCTTTGCCCAGGGAAGTCGCCTCAGCGCAGGCAGACGAGGATCCTTCGACTGCGCAGGAAGATTTGTATGGTGACGAAGGTGACAGGCCGCGTGCGGCATGCAGCAAACAGGGATATTTGTTCCCATTCAACTTCAGGATCAGGCCCGGCTCTGACAAACGCGACGCAGATGCTTCCCTTCCAGTGACCGTCATTCCTGCCCGACGCCGGGGCCAAAATACATGGTCTCCGCAATGGCTAAACGATGCAAACATACTGGAACCGACGCCCAATCGTGTCGTTCGTTCGAACCGCTCCAATTTACCTGTGAGGGTGATTCAGCCGCAGACTCGGACTGCCGCTCCGTGGAGCATACCCGAGGGGGACACGATcctcggcaatggcaacTATGAGCTGCGCTACGATCCGGAAACAGCGGCGCTTATCGTGCCTGATGGTCATCAGGCACAGCAACGGACTGCTGCATCGAGCACGGCGCACAATGGAGACGGTcagcccgttgatgaggcAACCGCTGGACCTGCGGGACATGACGCTCCTGATATGCTACGCGAGAGTCAAATCAGCGCTCCACCTGAGCAGCCTCCATCATCGACACCGTCACGGCAGGATGGGCAACGGTCTCCGACTCATCCGAGTCTCGGGGGTGATCCCAGTCGAGACGACACATGA